In the Ctenopharyngodon idella isolate HZGC_01 chromosome 21, HZGC01, whole genome shotgun sequence genome, ggtttTGTAACAGATGGAGTGTGGCAGTGATTCCCGGATGGCCAGAACTGGGAAGATCGTGAACTTGGTGCAGTAATCGATTGCGGAGGTTTGCGGGTACAAATGTGTGATCTGGTGGGCATTCTGGTGGTGGTGCAGACTGTTCATTGAGTTGAGTGATTTCGGTCATGACGTCCCACTGCACGGGAGCAACCAGAAGCTTGTCGGGGATGATGTTCTCCTCGTTTTCCGTTCTCTCTACCCCCTCCGTTTGGCGAGACAATGCATCAGCTTTGGTGTTTCTTGATCCTGGTTGGTAAGTTACTGTGAACTGAAAGCGGGTGAAGAACATGGCCCATCTAGCTTGCCTGGGGTTTAGACGTTTGGCAGAACGGAGGTATTCAAGGTTCTTGTGGTCAGTGAGTATGGTGAACGGATGTTGGGCTCCCTCCAGCCAATGACGCCACTCCTCCAATGCCGCCTTCATCGCTAATAACTCCCGGTTGCCTACATCGTAGTTACGCTCTGCTGCTGATAACTTTCTGGAGTAGAATGCACATAGGAACATGTGCAGATGCTGCGGAGGAGGCAcaggagccacattcgtgacactCTCTCTCAAACagtattaatatatacattttaggtatatttatatgtacctttaaggtactaatatcCACCTTAATAAGGTACAAATGTGTACTGGGGTACTGCCCCAATGACAGcctttgtacctttttttctgcatatctatattttaaatgttgccACAAAATCTGAATGATGTAAATCAAATAACATCATGTCcttattatggaagcttgtttccacaatggaataaaaaaataaataaaaaagtaattgtgactttttatttcacaattctgactttattcccAGGActtgaaaattaaataaagtcagaattgtgagataaaaagtcacaattactttttaatttttttttaaattccatgGAAGAAACATCTTTTCTCATACACATTACATTCAATGAGGTTAAATATATATGACTTTAATACATTTATCagtatgtatgcatgtgtgtgtatatgcagGGTCTTGATGAATTCACATTACAGTATGTCCACCTCTAcaaatttaatcaaaacaaaTCATAGGGCCAAATAAAATGATTGATGGATGAATAGGTTGTGCAGATTGCATCGGAAAGGAGGTACAGCAGAGCAGTCATGTCAAACAGTATATGGATAAACTCTATTAAGAGACatggacaagaaaaaaaaagcaaaactgaGTTAAAAGATGAAATCAAAAACTGTGCATGTATTGTTACAGACCACTGCAATAATCAACCAGTATTTGTAAAAGACAGTAAAACGATAAGCTGTAAAAGATTGCACAAACACATCATATGAGTTTTTGTTTATGAACAAATGATGGACATAATGcctataaaatgttttaactgtTGCACATTTATTAGTCTGATTTCATAGATTTACAGAAAGTTTGGAGGCTTAAAGTCTCATTTCAGCTACTGTGAATTCATTGACAGTGTGATAAAAGCAGTTGTCATAATGTATAAGATTAAATGGACAACAAACATTTTACATCCCATATCTGTGGTTACTGCACTGGAAAACATTGTGACAAGTGTGGTTTAGTGTGATTGTTAAATATATGCTTGAATGATTTTCCACAAGTCAGTCATTTTTGTGTGGTTCATCTCCAATATCTCATCGTCAGACacaaattcatattttaaaattgtagagaaatatatttttgtatcttAATAATAAAAGACCATTATCAACTTAAGCCTTTTAGATAACATTTAAATACCATCAGTTATGTAGTATCTATTTTTTCTCTCCCTAAATGCATCTCTGTATTACAACTATTTTGCTTTTTGAGACCAAATGTAAAGtagtatttaaataaacagcTGAAAGCCTGGTCTCTCAGACCATATATAAGTGGACTTAGACATTTAGGGAAAATCATAAACGTTACAAagcaaaaatacattacatgtAATGATGTCATATAGTCAGTATAAACATAAATGACTTCTTGAATAACTCCAACTAAAATGGATGCAGCACAGAGACCCAGCTGTATTAGATGCAACAGAACAGTCTTGTTGGCTTTTTTGGCTGACATTTTATCACAGGAGGCTGTTTTAGCCACAGCTGCTATAGAAGCATAAGAAAAGATAATAACAAAACACACAGATACAAAAAATACACAAGTGAAACCTATATCAAGTTGCTTATAGACCTGTAGCCTGAAGAGAGTAGTTTTTGAGCAGAACAAATGCATTGCTGTGTTTGTATCCATggaacaaaatataataatctgAGACAGGGATTTAATCCAGCTTAACATCCAAACAACACCAATGGCCATGTTAGTTCTTCCGTAGGTGGTGATTTCTGCATGTCTGAGAGGGATGCAGATGGCCACATACCTCTCCAGTGACATCAAAGCCAGATTTAATATAGAGACCTGATAGAGAGCTGTTGCAGCAACAAGAAGGATAAGGCAGAAAATTTTCATAACAAAAAGCCTACAAACAGCCAACACAAACAACAGTACACTCATAACAAGATTGAGCGTATCGACCCAAAGCAtgtgaccaaacaaaatgtAGCGAGATGCCTCCTGAAAAATAGTCTTTTTCCTCAAAGTGAAGATCATGACTCCATTGACATACAGGAAAATAACACATGAGGACACagacaaaaatgttttcaaatctCGATCCACTGGTGATATAGTCTGAGTGATGTTAGATTTAGAATCATTAAAATTAGACATAttcaataaaaaagacaataaatgctgttataaacactgaataatATGGCGATCTAGAAAGTCTTTGTAACTGCAAATCTCCAGGCTTGTGTCACCTCTGTTGTTGAAGGTACAGAGAATGATCAGAGAGTatcacactttaaatatctgTAAAGCATCTGTCATGAACTACGTATGGAATCCCAGTGGCTGGTTTGTGTGTGTCAAAAtgactgtggaaaaaaaaaagtaaccctTGGTGTGTTTTCCCGCAATAAGTGCCTGAATAACAGCATCAAGTATAGCAAATCCCAGTGGTTTATGTTTCCTTGTGAGTTTTTGTGGAAATGTCTTTAATTCTTGAATTTATAAGACAGTCTGTGCATTTACCTCAGACTCTGTACtacctatttttaaaaacacagtaaGGCAAAACATTTCTCTGATCTTGCAGCTGGGAAAAGCTGATTGTGTGGACGCTGGTCAGTTAATGACAGATGGTCAGTTCATTTCtaatacatacaaatattatttacgtcttttagtttgtcaaaagatttaaaatgcagtttttcaAGAGTGCACATGTGCCCTACTGAGAAAGACCATGGACGAGGAGTGGGCAGCTACTCATTTCTCTATGATGCAGTCCATCTCTACCCTGCTCCAGCTACACCGTAGTAGgcgaaaataaataaatagtgatGCCCACAGGCAATCTACTTCTATTGTCAGCACTTCTAACACGGATCATACTAAAAGAGGCCTATTAGACTACCCATCCAAAGGGAAGTGTATATCCCTACTTCAAAACCCAACAAATAGTTGGGGAGGGAGATAGACGAAGTAGAGAGATGTTTGCAGACTGACCACGATAATTTCGTTTACCCTGCATCAACCTTAAGGAGGTACCTGTCTAGGGGAaagtatttagcattttccgcCCATAACAACTCTCATCTACCAAGCAACCCACCCACTGGAGAGCATACAATTTTACTATAGACTCTACCAAGGGGGAGAataagaaaatgagaaaatcgTATGCTCTCGCGATCTACCATCCTAACTCTTATTTGTTAGCTGTAACCCTGGAAAAAGATCCAAGCATGACTGGCCTATGCAGCAAGAGAGAGATGCCAAGGCAATCTAGCTCTGCTCACAGACCCACTGACAAATGCTACTCCAAATCTTGGAGGAGCAAATGAAGGGGGCTGGATGTCCTTGGAAATACGGCTGCCCTCCAATGGCTTAACTGAAAGTATCCTGCGAATACAttgtcacggttcatggattcacttactcaccctcgtgtgttgttgtgtgtgtgtgtgttgggtgtgagtgaatgattgtgtgggcgtcacccattatggtctgattgcgatctgttgccagccgtgtcttgttagtggttgttatatattgtgcatgtctttatgtggtctttgtcagttcgttgcaggctgttcccggtgtcgtgttctctgtgtgttgcttcctggtttttggattctggactttcattgtgtgccctgttttctgggttggattatccttgttctctgatacccgctgtagccctgcgccacccGGTGCCACGCCACTCCGCACGCCTCCGttctgcacgccacagcctctgcctcaactgacccttggagtgaagttattgtacagcgttttcctgtcaataaatattgttattcttgcacttggatcctctgtctgtgttcattccctgacaTACATGCACAAAGAAACAGGCAACAGAGAAAATCGagggagcgagggtctgtccatataaacttccctcatccacttcacgaagtggaacgcacttcaaaatggtggcagggattcccccgataggaagtgcttagggaattTCGCGAGTGTGTgtctaaaactggagtggaacgcagccttgGTCCTTGTCTAGTCCTCGTTTGCTTGAGTGTGTTCACCTGTTCCTCATGTGCTTTGCTCCCTTTATATTGTGCTCCTTTCCCTCATGTTGTTGCTGGttttttgtgttctttgtgTTTTGCCAAGCCTAGTCTTGAATGTATTCCCTTGATAGTTTTTGCTCCAGTCTAGTTTCaggtttttgttgtatttttaccAAGCTCTATTTTTTGGTTTCTCtctagtttttgtttttgtttctctaGCTTAAGTTCCTATTTTTCTTTAAGATAAGTTAAATTCTGGATATATTCTCTAAAACCAATTAAGTCTGTATTTACCCAGCAAAGCAAGACAGGTCAGTAAAGTCTGCATTAACTCCAATAACTTATTACTCAGTTATAGAGAATAATCTTTTTATTATCTCAGTAATGAAAGTAAAAGGTTACCTCCTACTACTAAATCTCCTTGCCTTTTAAGACCAAATGTGATGTAGTATTTAAATAAAGAGCTAAACGTCTGGTCTCTCAGCCCATATATGAGAGAACTTAGACATCTTGGTAAAATCATAaacactaaaaaacaaaaatacattatgtgTAACAAAGTCATATAatcaatatacaaataaattgcaTCTTGGATTACACCGATTAAAATGGATGCAGCACAGAGACCCAGCTGTATTAGATGTAACAGAACAGTCTTGTTGGCTTTTTTGGCTGATGCCTTATCACAGGAGGCTGATCTAACCACAGCTGCTATAGAGACATAAGTAAAGATAATAACAAAACACACCAACACAAAAAATACACAAGTGAAGTCTAAATCCAGATTCTTATATATCCGCAGTCTGAAGAGAGTAGTTCTTGAGCAGAACAAAGGCATTGCTGTGTTTGTAGTATCAATGGAATAGAAAATAATCAACTCAGACAAGCAATGAATCAAACCCATCATCCAAACAACACCAATGGCCATGTTAGTTCTTCTGTAACTGGTGATTTCTGCATGTCTGAGAGGGATGCAGATGGCCACATACCTCTCCAGTGACATCAAAGCCAAATTTAGTAAGGCAACCTGATAGAGAGCTTGTGCTGCCGTGAGAAGAGTGAGacagacatttttcataataGTAATCCTACTAACAGCAGATACAACACATGGGGTCACACACAAGGCAGCCTTCACTGGTGCATCTCAATCCACCAGCAGTACAGTCTGAGTGAGGTTCGATTTAGATTCGATAAAATTAGGCATATTCATAAAAGTAAGACATGAAGACGTTGACCACAGGCACACTGGTATAGCAACAAAACTGCAATCTACATTGTCCTTGTAACCACAAATCTCCAGGCTAGTGTGTTGTTGAAGGCACAGTGAGAGAAAGATCAGAGATCTGTCAGAGCCTCAcactttaaatattgttaaGCTAATCATTATGTCACAATGTACGTACTGAAGTAgctgctttgtgtgtgtttactttGTCCTCAGAAGTTGACAAAACCTTCCTTTGGGGATATTTGGGGACATCCTTAATTGGAATATCAATTcataaattaagtaaataattttttaacctGTTATTTTCagattaaaaaagttaaaagccCAATATCTTGGACAATATCAATTCagagaggggggaaaaaatacaaGAAAACTGTTCTCTGTAACTGTAACTCAAAAGTAGGCATGGGGCCGCAGCCGTGGTGATGTTTTTGTACTACAGCCCGATTGAgaatgtgatatatatatatatatatatatataaatgtttttataaaacagcTTTATAAAAGTGAATCTAATATTAATGAATTTGCTGTCTAATGAAAATTATTCTGTTCAAAATGTGGCCATTTATTCTGTATATTTCTTCTCTGCCAAGAATCAAGAGCTTATGCTCAGAAAAAAGGTATAAAAGCTATCACTGGGAATGTACCCTTTCAAAAGATATTAATAAGTACCAtataggtactaatatgtacattttatgtaCTTATATGTACcgttaaggtactaatatgcacctgAATAAGGTACAAAGGTGTACTTTTTGAAAGGGTATTGTCCCAGTGACAGcctttgtacctttttttctgatctgcatttctatatttaaaattttgccACAAAATTTGAGTGATGTAAATCAAATAACATCATGTCcttagtatggaagcttgtttccactatagaataattgtgactttttatctaacaattctgacttttttttccccttgcaATTaggagtttatatctcaaactTCTGAATTTTTCTCAAGTCTTGCAA is a window encoding:
- the LOC127504060 gene encoding odorant receptor 131-2-like; protein product: MSNFNDSKSNITQTISPVDRDLKTFLSVSSCVIFLYVNGVMIFTLRKKTIFQEASRYILFGHMLWVDTLNLVMSVLLFVLAVCRLFVMKIFCLILLVAATALYQVSILNLALMSLERYVAICIPLRHAEITTYGRTNMAIGVVWMLSWIKSLSQIIIFCSMDTNTAMHLFCSKTTLFRLQVYKQLDIGFTCVFFVSVCFVIIFSYASIAAVAKTASCDKMSAKKANKTVLLHLIQLGLCAASILVGVIQEVIYVYTDYMTSLHVMYFCFVTFMIFPKCLSPLIYGLRDQAFSCLFKYYFTFGLKKQNSCNTEMHLGREKIDTT